AATCTCAATCGTCTGCACAGTCGACGTCAGCCCCAACCTCGACTTTGGCAACGACGAAACCCCAGGAGCGACCGAAATCCAGAAAGGAGGATCGCCGACTCAACAagctccgccgccgcgccaGGACGATGGAGCCGCCGGTGCTCTCCTTTTACGGCGCACAGCCGGTGCCGCTGCAGTCGCGGTTCGCCACCATCAAGCGTCGGCTGATTGCCGGTCGCGAGAAGGAGGTGGCGGCCAGCTGGGCGCGGCTCATCGTGGCACTGAATGCCGAAATGGCGGCGATCCGGGagacgtcgtcgtcgctggaGCTGATGGGTGCGATCGACTACGCGGACATTGAGGACCCGGCCCGCATCGCCGAGTTTAGCAAACTGCTCAAGCGCTTCGGGGTGGGGGTGGTGCGCGGGGTGGTGCCGCCgcgcgacgccgaggccTGGGTGGAGGAGACGAGGCGGTACCTCGAGACCAAGCACGACAtcaagccgccgccgccgcaggacCCGACCTGCTTCGACTTTTTCTGGACGCCGGCGCAGATCAGGGCCAGGGCGCACCCGCACGTCCTCCGCGCCATGAAGTTCGCCATGGGTCTGTgggattcgaccgaggaggaTCGCATGGCCACCCGGTTCCCCATCACCTATGCCGATCGCATCCGCATCCACGTCAACTCCAACGCCGCCCCCGCACCTTTGGCCCAAGGCGAGCAGAGTCCCGAGATGACAGCCGCGGCAGCCACGGCATCTGTACCTGCACCCACCCCCGCACCAGCACCCGCACCAGCACCCGTCGCCACCGCACCCGAATCCTTCGAGCAAGCTGCACCGTCAGCCCCGGCATCCTCGCTACCATCACCAACCacggcggctgctgcggccGACACTGCTGCAGCCGAAAACTCGGGTACCATCATCGCGCAGGTGGACGGCGGGTCGCTCGAGCGCTGGGAGCCCGACGGGTACGGGCGCAGCGGGACGTACGACTCCATCTTTCGCGGCGACTGGGAGGACTACGACCCCTGGGACGCGGCGGGGCGCATCAGCGCGACGCCCGACCTGTACAACGGCGCGGGGGCGTGCAGCATCTTTCGCATGTTCCAGGGCCTCGTGGCGCTGACGCAGGTGCAGCCGGGCATGATCCGGCTGCTGCCGTCGCCCAAGCTGGTCACGGCCTACTTTTTGCTGCGGCCCTTCTTCTCGCCCAAGAAGCCGGCCCCGGAGGGCGCGGAGCGCCAAGGGCCAGAGTGGGAGGCGTTCCTGCACCCGGACAACTGGGAGCTGGACGAGGAGCAAAACACAATCATCCACGGCGCGGTGCCGGGCCACGCGCAGCGCGTCACGGAGCTGTGGCACCCGCACCTCGACCTCAAGCGGACGCTGGTCACGCCGCCGGACCTGCAGGCGGGCGATTATATCATCTGGCACTGCGAGACGGCCTACACCATCACGTCGTCATCGCCGCcgtccaccaccaccaccaccaccaccacgacaGCCGCAACCGCCGAGCCCAGTACCCCCGTCCCCAAGGCCGCCAACACCGACGGGCCCCGCCACGAGCGCTTCATGGTGTACGCGCCCGCCTGCCCGCTGACCCAGACCAACGCGCTGTACATGGCGCGGCAGCGCAAGAACTTTCTCCGCGGCCACCCGGGCCCGGACTTTGACAGCACGGGCACGGGGCTGGGCACCGAGGCGCCGCACGTGGGCAGGCTCGGCGAGAAGGAGATCCGCGAGgtcggcggcgaggaggggTTGAGGGCCATGGGGCTCGCGCCCTGGAGCGCggggatcggcggcggccagaGCGACGACGGGTCGTCGACCGAGGAGGGGGCCGGCAAGGCCGACAAGATGGACGTCGACGGCGAGAGGccggccgaggccgacggTTCAAAGATGGACGTCGACGAAAAGGCGCCGGAGCTGCCCCTGTCGGCGGCCGAGGTCGAGCTGGTCAGGCTGGCCAACATCATCCTCTTCCCCGACAAGTACGAGTTTTACATGGCGACGCGCAACAGCTCGCCCGACGGGAGGGAGAGGGAGGCTTCTTGAAGGGGAAGGGAGAGTGTAATGATGTGCATTGGATATACAAGGTGGCGCGCGCATTTATTTCTTTGGTTTCGATTGCTCATTTGCTCTTTGGGGTCACCATCTTTTGTGTAAAGCTCtggggttctttttttttcttttttttttttttttgttcccgTTCTGTCTTTCTCGGTCTTGTTGCGCTGTATATATACATGTCAGTTTTGTCTCGAAATTGGCCACGACAACGTTTGACGCTTAGCCCGTCCGACATCGTATCCCATGACCCTCCCATAATTGTGTTGGTTTTTTTGGAGGCTAGAAAGCCTTTGCAGAGTATGCATCCGTCGCATGTGTCCAGCAAGCACGGCGCAGTGAGGTCCGCGTAGGACTTGACGACATATTAGACCCCTCAGCCCACGATCCAAAGCCAACAAAACAGGGCCTGTTGTAGTGAATACAAACCGCATTTTTTTGGTCTACAAATTAACCCACAGTTTACCATTTCGGGTTATTTTGGGAGGGCATCAAGTCGCGCCGGGAGGTACAAGCCCGAATCGTAGGCGTAGGCTTTCGTTTCTGATTCGCTCACATGCGTGGTACGGTAACCGCCCCAGGGATGACCAGTTTTTTCGCGGCCTGTTTTGCAAGACACAGCGTAATGAAATGTCGGTAGtcaaaaaagagaaatggAGCTCTCACCCATCACCGCCACGCAGCGAGTCAATCTGTAACAAGGTCTTCCCGAAAACCTTGTTCCCCGCCGGGTCCACCGCTAAACCAGCTGCTCGTAGATCCAGTCCTGCAGGTCGGGGACAGGCGGCCAGGAGATAAACGGCGGAGCCTAGAACGCTGTTGCTCGTGTCATGGCCGGTCTGGTACGGCGCAAACAAGGCGCCACAAATTTCCGAGCCCTTGAACCCCTACTTTTATTTGCCCTTGGACATGAGGACTATATTTCTTTacgtgacaaaaaaaaagaggctgTCACGGTAGGTGCAGGTGGTCATGGGTATTTGTGGTGGTTCTGTTGACCGCCGCTTGATGTCGTCTGCCTTGCAAAAAgtcccaggcccgccctGGGGATTCTTTGACAAAGACGTTGAGGGTAACCGTGTTAAGGTCCTCGAGGGTCGTACACAAGTCTTTCCCGCCGTGGCAGTGTCGGTACTCAGACATGTCACATGTGTCTTGTTTGGCGGTGGAATGAGTAGACGTCGATAGTTGAAATGCCAGGGTTTACATGCAATTCTTCACACTGCATAGTTATACATACCATTTACACATCTTGTTCACCGACTGCAAAAACCAGACGCGGTACTGTAAGCTCGCTGCCGCATCCTGTTGCGTTGAGTATCTTGCTTTGTACCGCAGGAGTGGTCTAGGTTGTGGGTCTTTGGCTGCCCTTGACTACCTTGTCTAGTATAGTAGCCTTGACTCGCACGCCCCCTGAAAAGTGCAAGTGTCCGGAATGCAGTACAAAACTACAACATCAGTTTACCCTGTAATTATTAGGCGGTCAAGTTTTTAAAGATTCGTTTGTACGGAAGATCACCCATACTAGGTATTAGGTGTGCTTTGTATGCCTTACAAGGTGCAGTATGCTTATACCAGAAGACCCCATGTTTGACTGGCCTTTGGGAGAGATGCTGACTCCTTCGTATAACCAGGTTGAGTTGCTTCCCAACGTCGGGTAGCTTAGCAATTCGTATTGTGGGGGTCGATGAATTTGTAAATAATAGCCGAAGTTGGCAGGTTTTTAAGGGGGTTCCAACTTTTTGCAACGGTTAGATTATAGATCGATCTATCTGACATGTTCGGTATAGTGTCTGTTAGGTAGCAATGTACAACTACCCTAATCCCAAATACAACTATAGACGAGTTGGAACACGTGGATTCGTGACCCTTATTCTTTTATGGAGCTGAGTTTATCAAGATTGGTGTTAGTGCTTCCGGCAGTACTATTAGGCGCATAATCCCGAAAGAAACGCGCCCCCATCAAATGATTCAACGAGAGATTCCAGTGTGGATAATTCCCCTTGATCAAGTCCTCGCTTTGATTTATTTAAACACCATGACTTTGAACAAACTTTTCTCGGGTTAGAGTTTTAAGTTTTAACTCTTTTGGAATTCATTTCATGTTTGTGATAGCCTTTTCGGCAATATTCCGATATTCAAAATGCCAATCTCTACAAGCTGTTCTCAAGGGCGAGCCTTGGACATCGAGTCGTTACTGTCTAAACGTATACGAAGATGGCAACCTGGGGCCAGTAAGAAGCCACCCAACTTGAACTTTGTTACATTCGCCAGACAGATATGCTAACTACCTAGTCTCTCAGTCCGTCGGTTGATTCCACTGGGAAGTAAACCGGGAATGATCTCTCTTGTCCCCGGTAAGACTCGGAGTAGATCAGTAGATCCAGATTGGGCATCAAAGTTTATTCGTTCGGCGGGAACTAATGTCACCACTGGTAACACTTAGGAATACCTCACCCGTCAACCTTTCCGTTTGCAAATCTTTCATTTACCGTCAGGAATCCTTCCGGAGGGCCAGACGAAACCATTAAGTTGGATCAGAAGCTGGTATCGGACGCTTTCCAGTACGATCTTGCAGGTGGCAACGCGCAACTGATTGACGTACATTTTCCCGTCTCTCACTTTTGTTCCTTATCCCAGATGGTACCTCCCAAGCTGACGTTTTATTTCCTGCCAACTTCATTTGCCATGGCAGTGGTTCCTCGAGCTACAAGAGCGTGTTCACGGGTTTTCAGGGGGGCACGATTGGTCATGTTGCGTCGGCAACGGAAGCCAGGATCTCATCTTCAAGGCCTTTCAGGTTTTTACAGATCCAGAAGATGCTGTCATAATTAAATCGTAAGTCAAATCCTGTTTTCTCGTTAACAAGACAATGGCGATTTTATGGCGGATGATTCTGCTTCCTACATATactaaagaaaaaaaatactttTACCCACAGACCATCTTACGCGTAAGTTAGCCCCCAGCACTCCACGCCAAACACATTTAAGAACAGACGAACATGACGGGCAAGAAAAGCTTGGCATGGCATGGAATAATTCTTTTTGTTCTAACTAACTTGTTTCCAGCGGGGTGGTTGGCTTCCTTGGAGCCGAAAACCACAAACTTATCGAAATCCCGACGGACGCAGACGGCATCATCCCCGCGGAACTGGAGGAGATCCTCTCCAGCTGGCCGCCAGGGCGTCCCCGCCCCAAGGTTCTATACACCTCGCCGACAGGATCCAACCCGACCGGAGCAACCTGCCCGGAGTCGCGAAAGATTGAGatgtacgttttttttttttttttttttttttacgatcAAGGGTCCTCTGCCATGTGTCATTGCGGATACCGTGCTGTGTGTGGGGTGGGGAGGAAACCCCCTGATTCATGTCGAATAACTGACCGGGAACATGGATTGGCTCCTCTTTCCCATCCCAATCTTAGACTCTTGCTGGCACAGCGATTCGATTTTGTCATATTCGAGGATAATGCCTACTACTACCTCAACTACGACCTGGACCCGCCCAGCATGGCGCGAAACTATCTCGGGTTGGAGGCAGAGGTCACAGGAGCCTCTGGCCGCGTTGTGCGGTTCGACTCGCTGAGCAAGGTTGTCAGCTCGGGCATGCGAATTGGTTTCCTCACTGGGTCGCGGCAGGTGGTACAGCTCGTGACCAGGTTAACCGAGAACACCAagtaagtcttttttttttcttgtataTCCTTCATGCACCCCCTATAGACCCACCCAATCTTTGTCTTGACCGCACAACGGCTAAACGAATACCCCCTCAGTCTCCAACCCTGCACCACCACGCAggtcctcgccctcgccctGTTCCGGCACTGGGGCCACGACGGCTTCCTGGCGCACGGgcaggccgtcgccgccctgTACCGTCGACGGCGCGATCTGTTTTGCGAGGCCGCCCGCAAGCACCTCGGCGCGCTGGCCTCGTGGCACGCCCCGGCCGCGGGCATGTTTGTGTGGATGAAGCTGCGGCTGCCGCGCGGCAAGATGGAGGACAGCTTCGAGCTGATGGAGCAAGGCGCGCTGCAGAACCGGGTGCTGGCCCTGCCGGGCGCTGCGTTTTTTGTGCAGGGTGCCCAGACGAGCCATGTGCGCATCAGCTTTAGCTTGATCCCCGAGGACCAGATCGACGAGGCGTGCGCGCGTCTGGCGAATCTGGTGAGGTGGGCTTGGGAAAAGGCCGGGGATGATGAAGGGGCAAGTGATagctcctcatcctcataGTGTAGATTGTATATGCAAAAGTGCTTGTCCTTTTTTGGATTTAAAGTAGGCTGATTTGCACGGGATTGGACAAAGTTCAAGTCGTACTGCCTTGCCGCAGTTTTGGTCTCGGCCCCATTGGCATTGTAACcatcataaaaaaaaaatagaataaaaaaaaaggttaaaCCAAGTCCTCCATTTGCAGTGTTAGTCCCTGAGCTGCCTAAACCTTTGCTTGGGCTAGTCTTCCAGTCTTTCAACGCTTTTACTGACTTGGCATAATTGCGACAGCTTCGCGACAAAAGCTAGCCAGCCTCATTACATCACATATCTAAAGTACTTGTTCTCCTTGTCTGTAAGATCCTTGAACGCCAATCTGTCACGCTCCTCCTGGTCTTCTGGCAGCTGCGCGCGCATCTTGTTCTCTCGTCGGAGTACGAAATAAagcgccgaggccgaggtaaTCACAATACAGTAGCTGGTGACGGTTAGCTGGACAACCCAAAGGCTCCTCGTCACACTTGAACGCCAGAGGGTACGACTCTTACCAGACAATTAACCCAATCCATAGCTCGGGATAGTGCTCTCTCCTGCTCTGACTCCTGACCATCAGCGGACCGACAATGTTGCCGACGCAGTACGCCACAAACACTGCCGCCGCGACGAAGCTCTTCTTGGTCTCGCCTGCAACGTTGCCCGCTCCAAGAGCGACCGTCAGGCTCACGGCTGGCCCAAAGAAGCCAATGAGCGAGTAGCCGACCACGGGAGCGACGGGCCTACTGTTGACGCCGCCCCAGTCCGACTTCCAAATGGTGACGAAGCCGGCGACGACGGGTAGACAGCAGGCGATCAGGAGCGGGATGCGGATGTTGGGGGTGCGCGCCGAGAACCAGCCGGTGAGGAGAATGCCGACGGCGCTGATCAGGCCGAGAGGAAACTGGAAGAGTATGCTGTCTAGGGCAGAGTAGCCAAAGGTAGAGACGATCAAGGGGCCGAAACCAGAGACTGCACCGTTGACGGTATATCTGTGGTTGAACGACATCAAACAAGGAGGTGGAAAACAATCAGCAACAAGTCAATGGGGGAGAGAAAGGGATGACCATCCGGGTCGATCCCACTTACGCGGCTGCCATAATGACAAAAACGAGCCAGACCTTGATGTCGCAAAGAGCCTCCACGACCTGCCCCATCTTAATCTCATGCACGTCGCGCCTCACTCCCGTCTGGCCTGCCCGGAGCCTCTCCAGAGCAGCGACTCGCTCTTCCGGAGTGAGGAACCATGCGTCAAGCGGGGAGTTGGGCAGGAAAACACACCATATGCCAAACAAAAAGGTCAGGGCGCCGGCGAGCACATAAATGTATTGCCATGAAGTCAGAGCACCACCGCGGATCTGGGAAAATGCGTAGTTCAGGGCGCCACCTATAACGATGAACCATCCGGTGGCAGACAGCCAGCAGCTTTGGCGAAGGGCCTGCTCGGACTGCGTATAGAAGCCGCTCACGGTGGTCACAAAGGCGGTCGGGATAATGGCCTCGGTGAAACCAAGGAAGAACCTCTGGACCAGGAGACCCTGCCAGGTCGTGACGCCCGCGGTGGCGGCGCATATCACGGCCCAGACCATGACGACCGACGGGAGTACATGACGGGTCCGGAAGCGCTGGAGCGTGTATATCATGGGGTAGGAgccgacgagctggccaaagtAGAATATGGACGTGGCCCAGCTCAAGCGGGTGGTGTCTGCCGTACCGGTGGCCGGGTCTACAACCGAGAGGCGCAGGTCCGAGGTCATGCCAAAGAGGGCAGCGCTGCCGAGAATGGCTTTGTCGTAGTAGACGAGACCATAGCCTGCGACCAGGGATCTATGAGAACTTTGCAGTGGTGGCCAGGCAGCAGAGCAGCACACTCACCAATGACCATGGCGGGCATGAGAAAGAGGTCGATCTTCCTCAGTGCCCTTTTCGCCACCTCTGGATCGATGGGTTGCGCAGACTCGACAATGTAGCCGCTGGGGTCCATCTCATTTGCATTCGAGTCATAATTGCTGCCTTGTGCAGCTTGGAGGTTGCGCGGAGCCATTCTAACATGGACTAGCTAGATTGACGCGAATTTTTGGCCGACATAAAAATCTCTTCATCTTTTGTTCTGACAGCGACAGCAAAAGTTTGGCGTTTTTGGCGATTGAGACATTTAAATTTGCCCAGCAAAAGCGCTGTATGCCAACCAACCTAAACGAACAGAGTAGCAATGCCCCGCACCTGTACCCATCGTGAATGGTTAATGTCGGCGTCATGACAAGCTCATCAGGTTGCTGGGCTTGTCTCAAAGAGCAAAGATTGTTATTGCCTTtgtataggtaggtatcagGGACGCACAGTCGGCCGGTAAAGAGATTGCTTTTCGAgaatattgtgatctttcACAAAGTGGATCTACGAGCGAGTCAATCCAAAGACCTGGTTTGTACGGTTAGCTCAGTTGCTCAGGTACTCGAATTCAATTCAGGGTAGGTACTGAAGCCTCCAAGTCTTGAATTTTATGGCACGTGATTTACCCCACCAATACTAGCACCGACGGCGGCCCAGCTAGCTCTGTGTTTCTGTGCTTGTACTCACTCGAACGGACGGACGAGTTTTTGGCGTTCGCCACATAATCGACAGGAAAAGGGTTCCAGCTCTGGACACGCAAATATGTTTATGGGATATACGGAAAATCCTTTTAAATTCTACCTTACCACCAAGTAAGAATACATCCCAGCGATATCCCCTGGATTCAATGCGCAGCGAGGCCACCGATCAACCGTAATGGAGGCAACCAAAAGAATCCATGTCCGAGCCCGCCAATCCTGAGCAGCCTTACCCCAGAGATCGGCCTCCAAAACATGGCCGTTAGCGTCAAGTTGGTTCAATTTTCTGCCCTGCTGCCTAGCCATCCGACCCCAGTTAAACATCCGAACGTTTGCCGCACGGTAGTCGACCATTTTGAGTCACCACCGATAATGTTGGTAAGGCTGCCGCTTGACTGTGCTGCCAAGAACCAGACCAAGACCAAAGTAGACGAACAAAGAACGTATGTGCTGGACGCGCATTGCATCAAGTGTATGCAGGatgagcaggcaggcagtCAGGCAGCCGGCCGGCCAGCCAGCAGAGCCGTCTTGATTCTGTGACGAGTCTGCATTATCATGTTGCGGTTGCCTGATATCGTCTTTGCTCGTTGTGAACGAATATAAATATGTGCCCTGCTTGTCAGGCGGCCAGAGTTACACCACCATCTGTTGCCCATACCAGCTCTGCTTATCTACTGCGTGCTCTTTCAGACTCAGAGCACTTCAAGAGACGCTCCTTTGCTACTGTTACTATTACTGTTGCTGTTATCTTCAAGCGAAGCATCATGGCTAGGGCAACCAACGGCCGCAGGAGTCGGCACTCCAAAACCACCAATGGTACTGCGGCCTGCAAATGCGCCAAGTCCCGCAAGGTTGGTGGAAAGCGTAGCAAAAAGGTGGTTGACGAGGATTCGACTTCAGAgtccgaggaggaggaagattCTGCCTCCGAGAGTGCCACCGAAGATGAGACTGAGGATGAAGAGGCCGAAGACCAGTCCTCTGAGGAGGTCACGGATCAAGAGGCAGACCGCAAAAAGAGCAATTCTAAAAGGTCCAAAAAGTCAAAAAAGTCCAAGAAGAAACTCGCACCTCGCGGTTCCCTCGCCACCCCCAAGAACATCTACCGCTCGCTCAAGGACAGCGACGGCAACTGGACTTGGGTGGACAAGTATCCCAAGGCAAGTCAACCCTAATTTCACAGAGCAGCAGGTCCCCCGTCTTACATTTTCCGTTTTATTAACATGCAAAACTCAAACCCACAGCACGTCCCAGAGCCTGCAGAGAACGACGAGACGGGCCAGTACGCTGTGCTGGTGCGCAACGTCAAGTCCAACGATGCCCGCAAGAAGCTCGAGGCGCACTCCATTGTGATCCAGTCTCCTCACCTGAAAAAGGCCCTGGCCGAGATCCTGGCCGACTACCCAGGCGTGGCCATCGAGCTGGACCGGCTCGAGTTCGAGGCTCCCTTTGTCCCGTTTGTCCACCGCTGGGAAAAGTACAAGGCCTACATCGCCCAGGCCACCAAagacgccgaggccgacgacaaggacaaggacaaaGACACAAAGAACATGAGCGAGCACCTGGCGGTCTTGGACGGGATCCTCCGCTACGAGATTGGTGACAAGATCGCCGCCTTTGAGGACTACATCCGCCACGGCGTCATCAAGTTCTCGGACCTGTGGATGATCTTCCAGCCCGGCGACGTGGCCGTCACCAGCACGCAGACGCTGGCCATGGAGGTGGTCGAGACCGAGTACATGGAGAACCAGTGCG
Above is a genomic segment from Pyricularia oryzae 70-15 chromosome 7, whole genome shotgun sequence containing:
- a CDS encoding allantoate permease yields the protein MAPRNLQAAQGSNYDSNANEMDPSGYIVESAQPIDPEVAKRALRKIDLFLMPAMVIGYGLVYYDKAILGSAALFGMTSDLRLSVVDPATGTADTTRLSWATSIFYFGQLVGSYPMIYTLQRFRTRHVLPSVVMVWAVICAATAGVTTWQGLLVQRFFLGFTEAIIPTAFVTTVSGFYTQSEQALRQSCWLSATGWFIVIGGALNYAFSQIRGGALTSWQYIYVLAGALTFLFGIWCVFLPNSPLDAWFLTPEERVAALERLRAGQTGVRRDVHEIKMGQVVEALCDIKVWLVFVIMAAAYTVNGAVSGFGPLIVSTFGYSALDSILFQFPLGLISAVGILLTGWFSARTPNIRIPLLIACCLPVVAGFVTIWKSDWGGVNSRPVAPVVGYSLIGFFGPAVSLTVALGAGNVAGETKKSFVAAAVFVAYCVGNIVGPLMVRSQSRREHYPELWIGLIVCYCIVITSASALYFVLRRENKMRAQLPEDQEERDRLAFKDLTDKENKYFRYVM
- a CDS encoding kynurenine/alpha-aminoadipate aminotransferase, which produces MISLVPGIPHPSTFPFANLSFTVRNPSGGPDETIKLDQKLVSDAFQYDLAGGNAQLIDWFLELQERVHGFSGGHDWSCCVGNGSQDLIFKAFQVFTDPEDAVIIKSPSYAGVVGFLGAENHKLIEIPTDADGIIPAELEEILSSWPPGRPRPKVLYTSPTGSNPTGATCPESRKIEILLLAQRFDFVIFEDNAYYYLNYDLDPPSMARNYLGLEAEVTGASGRVVRFDSLSKVVSSGMRIGFLTGSRQVVQLVTRLTENTNLQPCTTTQVLALALFRHWGHDGFLAHGQAVAALYRRRRDLFCEAARKHLGALASWHAPAAGMFVWMKLRLPRGKMEDSFELMEQGALQNRVLALPGAAFFVQGAQTSHVRISFSLIPEDQIDEACARLANLVRWAWEKAGDDEGASDSSSSS